In Amaranthus tricolor cultivar Red isolate AtriRed21 chromosome 5, ASM2621246v1, whole genome shotgun sequence, a genomic segment contains:
- the LOC130813349 gene encoding peroxidase 56-like codes for MSSKVLLLLFLAISSCFMFCNAGYKGYPKYKIKKNTLKDHFYRKTCPNLEEIVQTVIERHVLGNPNLPAKLIRMQFHDCFVRGCDASILLNSTADNRSEKEALPNLSISGFEVIDEIKEEVEKECKRVVSCADILAIATRDAVSFPHGRQLWKVRTGRRDGTISLVSEATANIPSPFSNFTVLKHQFQMNGLSVRDLVVLSGAHTIGRGHCNIILNRLFNFTGKGDQDPSLNPAYADFLRTKCNGGPTDRTTTVELDPDSSFSFDSHYFEILKDGKGLFTSDATLLTNERAKHIVFELIDPETFLDEFAVSMEKMIEIGVLTSPKQGQIRKHCSIIN; via the exons atgagtaGTAAAGTTTTATTATTGCTATTTTTAGCAATTTCTAGCTGTTTTATGTTTTGTAATGCAGGTTATAAGGGCTATCCCAAGtataaaatcaagaaaaatacgCTGAAGGATCATTTTTACCGTAAAACTTGCCCTAATTTAGAAGAGATCGTGCAAACTGTAATCGAGAGACATGTTCTTGGCAACCCAAACTTGCCTGCAAAGCTTATCAGGATGCAATTCCATGATTGTTTCGTTAGg GGTTGCGATGCCTCGATATTACTGAACTCGACTGCTGATAACCGATCAGAGAAAGAAGCACTACCGAACCTAAGTATATCTGGGTTCGAAGTTATAGACGAAATTAAAGAAGAGGTTGAGAAAGAATGTAAAAGGGTTGTCTCTTGTGCTGATATCTTGGCTATTGCTACTAGGGACGCAGTTTCATTTCCA caTGGAAGACAATTATGGAAAGTGCGCACCGGTAGAAGAGATGGAACAATATCATTGGTTTCAGAAGCAACAGCTAATATTCCATCCCCATTTTCAAACTTCACTGTCCTTAAACATCAGTTCCAAATGAACGGCCTTTCTGTTCGTGACCTTGTCGTTTTGTCAG GTGCGCATACAATAGGACGAGGACACTGCAACATAATCCTTAACAGGCTATTCAACTTCACAGGAAAAGGAGACCAAGACCCTTCATTAAACCCAGCATATGCAGATTTCTTAAGAACAAAATGTAATGGAGGACCCACTGATCGAACCACCACAGTAGAATTGGATCCAGATAGCTCATTCTCCTTTGATAGTCATTACTTCGAAATTTTGAAGGATGGTAAAGGTCTTTTTACATCGGATGCAACTCTCCTAACTAACGAGAGAGCTAAACATATCGTGTTTGAGCTTATCGATCCTGAAACGTTCTTGGATGAATTTGCTGTATCTATGGAGAAAATGATAGAAATTGGTGTACTTACTTCTCCAAAACAAGGCCAAATTAGGAAGCATTGTAGTATAATCAACTAA
- the LOC130813310 gene encoding rho GTPase-activating protein 2 produces the protein MTGLVMVTKGGGCGGGGGAATKTPTPSSSDEQNQLSLVALILAALRKSMVSCRVDSREQVISTMDIGCPTNVQHVTHVTFDPFHGFLGLPLEFQVEIPRKVPSASVSVFGVSAESMQCSYDSKGNSVPIILLLMQERLYSQGGLKAEGIFRINPENGQEQEVRDQLNRGIVPDDIDVHCLAGLIKTWFRELPSGVLDGLSPEQVLQCNTEEDYILLVKQLKPMEAALLNWAIDLMTDVVEDEELNKMNARNIAMVFAPNMTQMSDPLTALMHAVQVMNLLKTLITKTLREREESVTDDNYSPMSSRSSGQESEEEYDSQREIDTNYESRGAGSDCDESADYCHNREYEHEEEFPCLSEIEECFLQHLNQSKGIGNQKDETNILIADSKRWSYRSSEHGKFFDTKSLSERYDKVKDIEMDQLVETSTSLPLFMIS, from the exons ATGACTGGGCTTGTAATGGTTACTAAAGGCGGAGGATGCGGCGGAGGAGGAGGTGCAGCTACAAAAACCCCAACACCATCTTCTTCGGATGAACAAAACCAGCTATCATTAGTTGCATTAATTTTAGCTGCTCTTAGGAAATCTATGGTTTCTTGCCGTGTTGATTCAAGGGAACAAGTTATTTCTACTATGGATATTGGTTGCCCTACTAATGTTCAGCATGTTACTCATGTTACTTTTGATCCTTTTCATGGATTTCTTGGTCTTCCCCTTGAATTCCAAGTTGAAATCCCTCGCAAAGTTCCTAGTGCCAG TGTTAGCGTGTTTGGTGTTTCAGCAGAATCAATGCAATGTTCTTATGATTCCAAAGGAAATAGTGTTCCCATTATCCTTCTGCTAATGCAAGAGAGGCTGTACTCTCAAGGTGGTCTTAAG GCAGAAGGAATATTTCGCATAAACCCTGAAAACGGTCAAGAACAAGAAGTTAGAGACCAGCTTAATAGGGGGATTGTGCCAGACGACATAGATGTGCACTGTTTAGCCGGCTTAATCAAGACCTGGTTTCGGGAACTCCCTTCTGGAGTGCTTGATGGCCTTTCGCCAGAGCAAGTTCTTCAATGCAACACGGAAGAAGACTACATTCTTCTTGTGAAGCAGCTTAAACCAATGGAAGCTGCACTTCTTAATTGGGCAATTGATCTTATGACCGATGTAGTAGAGGATGAGGAACTCAACAAGATGAATGCAAGAAATATTGCTATGGTTTTCGCCCCAAACATGACTCAG ATGTCTGATCCATTGACAGCGCTAATGCATGCTGTTCAAGTTATGAACTTACTCAAAACCCTAATAACAAAAACTCTAAGGGAACGTGAAGAGTCCGTCACTGATGATAACTATTCACCTATGTCATCCCGCTCTTCAGGCCAAGAGAGTGAGGAGGAATACGACAGCCAACGTGAAATCGATACTAACTATGAATCAAGAGGGGCTGGTTCTGATTGTGACGAGTCAGCTGATTATTGTCACAATAGAGAGTATGAACATGAAGAAGAATTTCCTTGCTTAAGTGAAATAGAGGAATGTTTCTTGCAGCATTTGAATCAGAGCAAGGGAATCGGTAACCAGAAGGATGAGACCAACATATTGATTGCTGACAGTAAAAGATGGAGTTATAGATCAAGTGAGCACGGAAAATTCTTCGACACCAAAAGCTTATCCGAAAGGTACGACAAAGTAAAAGATATAGAAATGGATCAATTGGTGGAGACTTCAACTTCATTGCCATTGTTTATGATCAGTTGA
- the LOC130813632 gene encoding uncharacterized protein LOC130813632, which produces MEKNGDPKKKVMVDLSPFFLLEAAGDSEGDLDDTHHHNMLKMMEFGSHDDHEEDAESCSYDVWDAHANVVTATATASTSSHIINEGRNDHHVCRGIVHGNDEYDDDENASKSEIMSTANTANSTRKCCVDSSEGKKMSEKERSRLFWETCLAS; this is translated from the exons ATGGAAAAAAATGGTGATCCCAAGAAAAAGGTAATGGTTGATCTATCTCCTTTCTTTCTATTAGAAGCAGCTGGTGATTCTGAAGGTGATCTTGATGATACTCATCATCATAACATGCTCAAGATGATGGAATTTGGATCTCATGATGACCATGAAGAGGATGCTGAATCATGTAGCTATGACGTATGGGATGCTCATGCTAATGTTGTTACTGCTACTGCTACTGCTTCTACATCATCTCatatcatcaatgaaggaaGAAATGATCATCATGTATGCAGAGGAATTGTACATGGGAAtgatgaatatgatgatgatg aaaatgcaAGTAAATCAGAAATAATGTCAACAGCAAATACAGCAAATAGCACAAGAAAGTGTTGTGTGGATTCAAGTGAAGGTAAAAAAATGAGTGAAAAAGAAAGGAGTAGGCTCTTTTGGGAGACTTGCTTGGCTTCTTGA